A window of the Vigna angularis cultivar LongXiaoDou No.4 chromosome 3, ASM1680809v1, whole genome shotgun sequence genome harbors these coding sequences:
- the LOC108324889 gene encoding uncharacterized protein LOC108324889, whose protein sequence is MNFFKSVFLDDPDPPRPESGSSNEPRDQDPDPDSPPPSNTTDSVVGVGDGWNFGGFMKTLTTKSESIIETYRRDLQEFSTGLKKEIEVAQGSLGTVGHVIDEFGNTVVKGTAQIISQGKDAILAVDLDSDSDNNSANRKSLDLTRYSRFDAQIRAIQGDVSTYSEEPEDVSEFNEWKLGFSLEGKSEEMEGLFRENDNMESVYKRVVPSSVDHDTFWYRYYYKVYKLKKAEDLRARLVSGISGEDEDLSWEVEDDNEDEDGGVAKPVVLNKEVGGDSVDTQLRVAGDEGGTKKLDVEEESKVEKRDNLLQSEQVGNKIDKSVEEPHIEKSEIVGEMAGVDEASKVDVGVSKNDPAAETDEKAKETEGGHEKSSSKSNDSSVVEIKHSANEDGDEEDLGWDDIEDLSSIDVKETSHSGGTSKVDLRKRFSAAEEEEDLSWDIEDDDDEPPKV, encoded by the coding sequence ATGAATTTCTTCAAATCCGTTTTCCTTGATGACCCGGATCCTCCGCGACCCGAATCCGGATCCAGCAATGAGCCGCGAGACCAGGACCCGGATCCCGATTCCCCGCCCCCATCGAATACCACCGATTCCGTTGTCGGTGTCGGCGACGGTTGGAATTTCGGCGGCTTCATGAAAACCCTAACAACTAAATCGGAATCCATTATCGAGACCTACCGTCGCGATCTGCAGGAATTCAGCACCGGTTTGAAGAAGGAAATTGAGGTGGCGCAGGGTTCTCTCGGGACCGTGGGTCACGTCATTGACGAGTTCGGAAACACCGTCGTCAAAGGAACGGCTCAGATCATATCTCAAGGTAAGGACGCTATCCTCGCTGTCGATCTGGATTCTGATTCTGATAATAATAGCGCCAATAGGAAGAGCCTGGATTTGACGCGGTATAGTAGGTTCGACGCTCAGATTCGTGCGATTCAGGGTGATGTTAGCACTTACTCCGAGGAGCCCGAGGATGTGAGTGAGTTCAATGAatggaaattagggttttcgTTGGAGGGGAAAAGTGAGGAAATGGAGGGGCTTTTCAGAGAGAATGATAATATGGAGAGTGTTTACAAAAGAGTTGTTCCGAGCAGTGTGGATCACGACACTTTCTGGTATAGGTATTACTATAAGGTTTATAAGCTCAAGAAAGCTGAAGACCTGAGGGCTAGGCTTGTGAGTGGAATTTCTGGGGAGGATGAGGATTTGAGTTGGGAAGTTGAAGATGATAATGAAGATGAGGATGGAGGTGTTGCTAAACCTGTGGTTTTGAATAAAGAGGTTGGTGGGGACAGTGTGGATACCCAGTTGCGCGTTGCCGGCGATGAAGGGGGAACGAAAAAATTGGACGTGGAAGAAGAGTCTAAAGTAGAAAAGAGAGACAATTTATTGCAAAGTGAGCAAGTTGGCAACAAGATAGATAAGTCCGTTGAGGAGCCACATATTGAGAAATCTGAAATTGTTGGTGAGATGGCTGGTGTTGATGAGGCATCAAAAGTGGATGTTGGTGTGAGCAAGAATGATCCTGCAGCTGAAACTGATGAGAAGGCGAAGGAAACGGAGGGTGGTCATGAGAAATCTTCCAGTAAAAGTAATGACTCCTCAGTGGTTGAAATTAAGCACTCGGCAAATGAGGATGGGGATGAGGAGGACCTTGGTTGGGATGATATTGAGGATCTTAGCAGTATTGATGTGAAGGAAACATCGCATAGTGGTGGCACAAGCAAAGTTGATTTGCGGAAGCGATTTAGTGCTGCGGAAGAAGAGGAAGACTTGAGTTGGgacattgaagatgatgatgatgagccTCCCAAGGTTTGA
- the LOC108326595 gene encoding RNA demethylase ALKBH10B — translation MAAGPTSPSDRPTMAPPPMLISDSVAKDAILAWFRGEFAAANAIIDALCAHLATSSHDYDALFAAIHNRRLNWIPVLQMQKYHSIADITLELRRVSDRNPNVDDKSKSDEKKTSSESLVGNGVADDHEEYESPESEITDSGSQEMQANPMNINLCSNHEHCEGRSAQFKLTKGFSAKESVKGHMVNVVKGLKLYEDIFTDLELCKLTDFVNEIHAAGQNGELCGETFILFNKQIKGNKRELIQLGVPIFGQIKEDVKSNIEPIPPLLQGVIDHLIQWQLLPEYKRPNGCIINFFEEGEFSQPFLKPPHLDQPVSTLLLSESTMAFGRVLMSENDGNYKGPLMLSLKQGSLLVMRGNSADMARHVMCPSPNRRVSITFFRVRPDSNQCQSPTLAMTNAMTLWQPGIPSPYALPNGALSSYEGMDMMPKWGMLPGPMVMLTPMRPVALTPRKLAGGGTGVFLPWNVPSRKPVRHLPPRAQKGRLLTLPSPVEPQMGESTSEPSSICVEG, via the exons ATGGCGGCAGGCCCAACCTCACCCTCCGATCGACCCACCATGGCCCCTCCCCCAATGCTCATCTCCGACTCAGTCGCCAAGGACGCCATACTCGCTTGGTTTCGAGGCGAGTTCGCTGCAGCCAACGCCATCATCGACGCCCTCTGCGCTCACCTGGCCACCTCTTCCCACGACTATGATGCCCTCTTCGCAGCCATCCACAACCGTAGGCTCAACTGGATCCCCGTCCTCCAGATGCAGAAGTACCACTCCATTGCCGACATCACCCTTGAGCTCCGCAGAGTCTCCGACAGAAACCCCAATGTTGACGACAAATCCAAATCTGACGAGAAAAAGACCTCGTCGGAGAGTTTAGTCGGAAATGGTGTGGCTGATGATCACGAGGAGTATGAATCCCCTGAGAGCGAGATTACTGATTCAg GATCTCAAGAAATGCAGGCTAATCCcatgaatattaatttatgttcCAATCATGAACATTGTGAAGGACGTTCTGCGCAGTTTAAGTTGACTAAAGGTTTCAGTGCAAAAGAGTCAGTCAAGGGACATATG GTGAATGTAGTAAAAGGATTGAAGTTATATGAAGACATTTTCACAGATTTAGAACTATGCAAGCTGACAGACTTCGTGAATGAGATTCATGCTGCTGGCCAGAATGGGGAACTGTGTG GCgaaacttttatattattcaacAAGCAGATAAAGGGAAACAAGAGAGAGCTGATTCAGCTGGGTGTTCCAATATTTGGACAGATAAAGGAGGATGTAAAAA GCAATATAGAGCCAATTCCTCCACTTCTCCAAGGTGTCATTGATCACCTGATTCAGTGGCAGTTACTTCCCGAGTACAAAAGACCAAATGGTTGTATTATCAACTTTTTTGAGGAG GGGGAGTTTTCTCAACCATTCCTCAAACCACCGCATCTGGATCAACCTGTATCCACTCTTCTTCTCTCTGAATCAACAATGGCTTTCGGACGTGTACTTATGAGTGAAAATGATGGAAACTACAAAGGACCTCTCATGCTCTCATTGAAGCAGGG gtCTCTTTTAGTGATGAGAGGAAACAGTGCTGACATGGCAAGGCATGTAATGTGTCCATCCCCTAACAGAAGGGTCAGCATCACCTTCTTCAGAGTGAGGCCAGATTCCAATCAATGCCAGTCACCAACTCTTGCTATGACAAATGCGATGACTCTGTGGCAACCTGGCATTCCTAGTCCATATGCTTTGCCAAATGGTGCTCTAAGTAGCTATGAGGGTATGGACATGATGCCAAAATGGGGAATGCTTCCCGGTCCAATGGTGATGCTAACTCCAATGCGTCCTGTGGCACTGACTCCTCGCAAACTTGCTGGTGGTGGTACTGGGGTGTTTTTGCCATGGAATGTGCCATCTAGAAAACCTGTCAGGCATCTTCCCCCACGGGCCCAAAAAGGGAGGCTTCTCACATTACCTTCACCAGTTGAACCCCAAATGGGAGAATCCACTTCTGAACCTAGCAGCATCTGTGTTGAAGGATAA